The proteins below are encoded in one region of Amycolatopsis acidiphila:
- a CDS encoding SRPBCC family protein yields MADQSTQSIEVDAPPERVMAVIADFGSYPEWAKQVRETEVLATDDDGKPKQVRLTLDAGPIKDVYTLEYDWAPDGRSVSWHLLKGQMQKAQDGRYQLEPTASGGTKVTYTLSVELVLPMIGLLRRKAEKMVMDTALKELKRRVEGSAENTAGGPG; encoded by the coding sequence ATGGCCGACCAGTCCACGCAGTCCATCGAGGTCGACGCGCCGCCCGAGCGGGTCATGGCGGTGATCGCGGACTTCGGGTCGTATCCGGAGTGGGCGAAGCAGGTCCGGGAGACCGAGGTGCTCGCCACCGACGACGACGGCAAACCCAAGCAGGTCCGGCTGACCCTCGACGCCGGCCCGATCAAGGACGTCTACACCCTCGAGTACGACTGGGCGCCCGACGGTCGCTCGGTGAGCTGGCACCTGCTGAAGGGCCAGATGCAGAAGGCCCAGGACGGCCGCTACCAGCTGGAGCCCACCGCGTCCGGCGGCACGAAGGTGACGTACACGCTGTCGGTCGAGCTGGTGCTGCCGATGATCGGCCTGCTGCGCCGCAAGGCCGAGAAGATGGTGATGGACACCGCGCTCAAGGAGCTGAAACGACGCGTCGAGGGCAGTGCGGAGAACACTGCCGGAGGCCCTGGCTGA
- a CDS encoding class I SAM-dependent methyltransferase, with product MLLPRGSEAISPTGHYTGYVWVRNGLAPQELATPEGRLFFHALEPVMRVSRLLGRPTFEGMLVARHRMLDLLLAGAIERGEIGQVIEIAAGLSARGWRFVQRYDGVTYVEADLPRMAARKQRLLQRLSGPGPRVTTIDALADDGPDSIAAVADTLDPEVGTAIVTEGLLNYFDLEAVTGMWHRFAEVLRRFPTGAYFADVVLRPQANSMVEKLGAGLLAATVRGRVHLHFDTEAEVAAALAEAAFPAADVVPAGTDNPGARLVHVIDAWT from the coding sequence GTGCTGCTCCCGCGTGGTTCCGAGGCCATCAGCCCGACCGGCCACTACACCGGGTACGTCTGGGTGCGCAACGGGCTGGCGCCGCAGGAGCTGGCGACCCCGGAAGGTCGGTTGTTCTTCCACGCGCTCGAACCGGTGATGCGGGTCAGCCGGCTGCTGGGGCGCCCCACCTTCGAGGGCATGCTGGTCGCCCGGCACCGGATGCTCGACCTGCTGCTCGCGGGCGCGATCGAGCGCGGCGAGATCGGGCAGGTGATCGAGATCGCGGCCGGCTTGTCCGCCCGCGGCTGGCGGTTCGTCCAGCGGTACGACGGCGTGACCTATGTGGAGGCCGATCTACCCCGAATGGCGGCTCGCAAGCAGCGGCTGCTGCAACGCCTCAGCGGTCCCGGCCCCCGCGTCACCACGATCGACGCCCTCGCTGACGACGGTCCCGACAGCATCGCCGCCGTCGCCGACACCCTCGACCCGGAGGTCGGCACCGCGATCGTGACCGAAGGGCTGCTGAACTACTTCGACCTAGAGGCGGTCACCGGCATGTGGCACCGCTTCGCCGAGGTGCTGCGCCGGTTCCCGACGGGCGCCTACTTCGCGGACGTCGTGCTGAGGCCGCAGGCGAATTCCATGGTCGAGAAGCTCGGCGCGGGCCTGCTGGCGGCCACCGTCCGAGGCCGGGTGCACCTGCATTTCGACACCGAGGCGGAGGTCGCCGCAGCCCTCGCCGAGGCAGCCTTCCCGGCGGCGGACGTCGTCCCGGCAGGCACGGACAACCCCGGGGCAAGGCTTGTGCACGTGATCGACGCCTGGACATAG
- a CDS encoding ROK family protein, producing the protein MDVGGTSVRAAVVDEQGSILDTDRVGTPIDENALEDAISGVIDELRNRHDDVSAVGLAVAGFVANDRRTVMFAPHLAWRAAPVADRIAKRVDLPVTLEHDANAAALGEHRFGAARGARVAALVAIGTGIGAGLLLDGEIYRGAYGVAPELGHLTVVPGGRACPCGKYGCWERYCSGTALAATAVELLARYPGQSTVLAREMSDDPGSITGRRVAGAARDGDPIAQRALAELAKWLGEGLALVADVFDPEIVVIAGGVSGSAPLFLDEAREHYTAAITGARHRPLARIRTAHLGDDAAMVGAAALALEASC; encoded by the coding sequence CTGGACGTCGGGGGCACGAGTGTCCGCGCGGCGGTGGTGGACGAGCAGGGGTCCATTTTGGACACCGACAGGGTCGGCACCCCGATTGACGAGAACGCCCTCGAGGACGCCATCTCCGGGGTGATCGACGAGCTGCGCAACCGGCACGACGACGTGAGCGCGGTGGGGCTCGCGGTCGCCGGGTTCGTCGCGAACGACCGGCGCACGGTGATGTTCGCGCCGCATCTGGCGTGGCGGGCGGCGCCGGTCGCGGACCGGATCGCGAAGCGGGTCGACCTGCCGGTGACCCTGGAGCACGACGCGAACGCGGCGGCGCTGGGCGAGCACCGGTTCGGCGCGGCGCGCGGCGCGCGGGTGGCCGCGCTGGTCGCGATCGGCACCGGGATCGGTGCCGGGCTGCTGCTGGACGGGGAGATCTACCGCGGTGCCTACGGTGTGGCGCCGGAGCTTGGGCACCTGACGGTCGTGCCGGGCGGGCGGGCCTGCCCGTGCGGGAAGTACGGCTGCTGGGAGCGGTACTGCAGCGGCACGGCGCTGGCCGCGACGGCCGTCGAGCTGCTGGCGCGGTATCCGGGGCAGTCGACCGTGCTGGCGCGGGAGATGTCCGACGATCCCGGCTCGATCACCGGCCGCCGGGTGGCGGGCGCGGCGCGGGACGGCGACCCGATCGCGCAGCGTGCGCTGGCGGAGCTGGCGAAGTGGCTCGGGGAGGGGCTCGCGCTGGTCGCGGACGTGTTCGACCCCGAGATCGTGGTGATCGCGGGCGGGGTGTCGGGCTCGGCGCCGTTGTTCCTGGACGAGGCCCGTGAGCACTACACCGCCGCCATCACCGGTGCTAGGCACCGGCCGCTGGCACGCATCCGCACCGCGCACCTCGGGGACGACGCGGCGATGGTGGGTGCCGCCGCGCTCGCGCTCGAAGCTTCGTGCTGA
- a CDS encoding ArsA family ATPase: MRLLLFTGKGGVGKTTLAAATAAGLAARSHKTLVVSTDPAHSLGDAFAQRLTGEPAEVDHCLHAAQVDSRGLVDGVWQELRGKLRSALAGAGIDALDAEELTVLPGVDELLALTEVQRLAESGRWDTVVVDCGPTAETLRLLALPEAVSGYLNRMWQVKLAGPRGTVEAVRRLAAHLESLRALLTDPAATGVRLVLTPERVVVAEARRTLSSLALRGIRVDGVIVNRLMPAPGVWRGAAASWLRTRRRQQDEVLAELAGSGLSGFAQVEHRATEPVGLPALLEISRELYGDADPLSPDESTRTPLLQVSEVDEGFELRVALPLGPAAVVDLARVDDDLAITIDGFRRLVALPEVLRPCHITGAASDARGLVVSLTHAGRH, from the coding sequence ATGCGGCTGCTGCTGTTCACCGGCAAGGGGGGCGTCGGGAAGACGACCCTCGCCGCGGCGACCGCGGCCGGGCTGGCGGCACGCAGCCACAAGACGCTGGTGGTCTCGACCGACCCCGCGCACTCGCTCGGGGACGCGTTCGCCCAGCGGCTGACCGGTGAGCCGGCCGAAGTGGACCATTGCCTGCATGCCGCGCAGGTCGACTCGCGTGGCCTGGTCGACGGCGTGTGGCAGGAGCTGCGCGGCAAGCTGAGGTCCGCGCTCGCCGGGGCGGGAATCGACGCCCTGGACGCGGAGGAACTGACCGTGCTACCGGGCGTGGACGAGCTGCTCGCGCTCACCGAGGTGCAGCGGCTCGCCGAGTCCGGCCGCTGGGACACCGTCGTCGTCGACTGCGGGCCGACCGCGGAAACGCTGCGGCTGCTCGCGCTTCCCGAGGCTGTTTCGGGGTACCTCAACAGGATGTGGCAGGTGAAGCTCGCGGGCCCACGGGGCACCGTCGAGGCCGTGCGGCGCCTCGCCGCGCACCTGGAGTCGTTGCGCGCGTTGCTCACCGATCCCGCCGCGACCGGGGTGCGGCTGGTGCTGACCCCGGAACGGGTCGTCGTCGCCGAGGCCCGCCGGACGCTCAGTTCCCTTGCTCTGCGCGGAATCCGGGTCGACGGGGTGATCGTGAACCGGTTGATGCCCGCGCCCGGGGTCTGGCGGGGTGCGGCCGCGTCGTGGTTGCGGACGCGGCGGCGCCAGCAGGACGAAGTGCTCGCGGAGCTGGCGGGCTCCGGCCTCTCCGGCTTCGCCCAGGTGGAGCACCGGGCCACCGAGCCGGTCGGGCTGCCGGCTCTGCTGGAGATCTCGCGCGAGCTCTACGGCGACGCGGATCCGTTGTCGCCCGACGAAAGCACTCGCACGCCGCTGTTGCAGGTGTCCGAAGTGGACGAAGGCTTTGAGCTGCGGGTCGCCCTGCCGCTCGGGCCGGCTGCCGTGGTGGACCTCGCCAGGGTGGACGACGACCTGGCGATCACCATCGACGGCTTCCGCAGGCTCGTCGCGTTGCCGGAGGTGCTGCGGCCCTGCCACATCACCGGTGCCGCGTCGGACGCGCGCGGACTGGTCGTGTCGCTGACCCACGCCGGGAGGCACTGA
- a CDS encoding metallophosphoesterase family protein has translation MRVHVVSDVHGNAEALARAGEGADALVVLGDLLDFVDYHQHDRGILGTLFGPDNVSTFARLRREGTRDETVAFSRSLWATLDDPGAAVEEAIRTQYAELFAAMSAPTYATPGNVDSPHLWSEFAGNGVTVVDGEVTEIGGLRFGFVGGVVLPEGATVRRTNPVWRPYLRTREEFDAAVGKLTDVEVLCTHVPPAFPELTYDVVARRHEMGSAALTELIAAQQPRWSLFGHVHQPLSARLRTGRTECRNVGHFKVTERPYVLRF, from the coding sequence ATGCGGGTTCATGTCGTCTCCGACGTGCATGGCAACGCCGAGGCGCTCGCCCGTGCGGGTGAGGGTGCCGACGCGCTGGTCGTGCTGGGTGACCTTCTCGACTTCGTCGACTACCACCAGCACGACAGGGGCATCCTCGGCACGCTGTTCGGCCCGGACAACGTCTCGACCTTCGCCCGGCTGCGCCGTGAGGGCACCCGGGACGAGACCGTCGCCTTCTCCCGGTCCCTCTGGGCCACCCTCGACGACCCCGGCGCGGCGGTCGAGGAGGCCATCCGCACGCAGTACGCCGAGCTGTTCGCCGCGATGAGCGCGCCGACCTACGCGACCCCGGGCAACGTCGACTCGCCGCACCTGTGGTCGGAGTTCGCCGGCAACGGTGTGACGGTCGTGGACGGCGAGGTCACCGAGATCGGCGGGTTGCGGTTCGGTTTCGTCGGCGGCGTCGTCCTCCCCGAAGGCGCGACCGTGCGCCGGACCAACCCGGTGTGGCGGCCCTACCTGCGCACCCGCGAGGAGTTCGACGCGGCCGTCGGCAAGCTGACCGACGTCGAGGTCCTGTGCACCCACGTGCCGCCCGCGTTCCCCGAGCTCACCTATGACGTGGTCGCCCGCAGACACGAGATGGGCTCGGCCGCGCTGACCGAGCTGATCGCCGCGCAGCAGCCGCGGTGGTCGCTGTTCGGCCACGTGCACCAGCCGCTGTCGGCGCGGCTGCGGACCGGCCGGACCGAGTGCCGCAACGTCGGGCACTTCAAGGTCACCGAACGTCCGTACGTGCTGCGGTTCTGA
- a CDS encoding MCE family protein, producing the protein MFTRRHWVKLLAFGLIAVLSVGYAGGKYAGLDRLFGPRGYVVTAQLADSGGIFVNAEVTYRGVSVGRVVGMRLDDQGVAVDLDIDSGSPSIPADTQAVVADRSAVGEQYVDLRPSHETGPYLHDGSVIQRDRTALPVSPDTVLTNLDKFVSSVDPSSLQTVVNETYDAFAGSGPDLQQLLDTAGSFTSTATENLPQTTQLLSDGRTVLATQERQAQNITSLATGLRRIATQLKTSDPDLRKIIDETPQLADDVDNILSVSGTDLGVLIANLLTTVQITAVRTDAIEEQLVALPVISAFSRSVASNGEGHLGLVLNFFDPHSCTKGYETTKQRPANDTSDAPANTQAYCAEPAGSPTDVRGAQNAPYAGMPVTPVQSQQPAQSAQPAQQSQLPGLLGLVQGPGATGIGQLLGLP; encoded by the coding sequence ATGTTCACCCGGCGGCACTGGGTGAAGCTGCTCGCGTTCGGGCTCATCGCGGTGCTCTCCGTCGGCTACGCGGGCGGCAAGTACGCGGGGCTGGACCGGTTGTTCGGCCCGCGCGGCTATGTCGTGACCGCGCAGCTGGCCGACTCCGGCGGCATCTTCGTCAACGCCGAGGTCACCTACCGCGGCGTGTCCGTCGGCAGGGTCGTGGGGATGCGGCTGGACGACCAGGGCGTCGCGGTGGACCTGGACATCGATTCGGGCTCGCCGTCCATCCCGGCCGACACCCAGGCCGTCGTCGCCGACCGCTCCGCCGTCGGCGAGCAGTACGTCGACCTGCGCCCGAGCCACGAGACCGGGCCGTACCTGCACGACGGGTCGGTCATCCAGCGCGACAGGACCGCGCTGCCCGTGTCGCCGGACACCGTGCTGACCAATCTGGACAAGTTCGTGTCCAGTGTGGACCCGTCGTCACTGCAGACCGTGGTGAACGAGACCTACGACGCGTTCGCCGGCAGCGGCCCGGACCTGCAGCAGCTGCTGGACACCGCCGGGTCGTTCACCTCGACCGCGACCGAGAACCTGCCGCAGACCACGCAGCTGCTCTCCGACGGGCGCACCGTGCTGGCCACGCAGGAGCGCCAGGCGCAGAACATCACCTCGCTCGCGACGGGGCTGCGTCGGATCGCCACCCAGCTCAAGACGTCCGACCCGGACCTGCGCAAGATCATCGACGAGACGCCGCAGCTGGCGGACGACGTCGACAACATCCTGTCGGTGTCCGGCACGGATCTCGGGGTGCTGATCGCGAACCTGCTGACGACGGTCCAGATCACCGCGGTGCGTACCGACGCGATCGAGGAGCAGCTGGTCGCCCTGCCGGTCATTTCGGCGTTCTCCCGGTCGGTCGCGTCGAACGGCGAAGGGCATCTGGGGCTGGTGCTCAACTTCTTCGACCCGCACTCCTGCACCAAGGGCTACGAGACGACGAAGCAACGCCCGGCGAACGACACCAGCGACGCGCCGGCGAACACGCAGGCCTACTGCGCCGAACCGGCCGGCAGCCCCACGGACGTCCGGGGTGCGCAGAACGCGCCGTACGCGGGCATGCCCGTCACGCCCGTCCAGTCACAGCAGCCAGCCCAGTCCGCGCAGCCCGCCCAGCAGTCGCAGTTGCCCGGTCTGCTGGGCCTGGTGCAGGGGCCGGGTGCGACGGGAATCGGGCAGCTGCTGGGATTGCCGTGA
- a CDS encoding polyketide cyclase / dehydrase and lipid transport: MNGAPPALDVVDETFLAVPPSTVKAAFADPAAWRRYWPDLQLEVYTDRGDEGLRWTVKGALVGTMEVWLEPMLDGTVLHYFLRATPTTGTLRPRDLRREFDRRARAAKAIALELKEILEDGREPGLPPQAHPSPGHRP; encoded by the coding sequence CTGAACGGCGCCCCGCCCGCCCTCGACGTGGTCGACGAGACCTTTCTCGCAGTGCCGCCGAGCACCGTCAAGGCCGCCTTCGCCGACCCCGCCGCCTGGCGCCGATACTGGCCTGACCTGCAGCTGGAGGTCTACACCGACCGCGGCGACGAGGGGTTGCGGTGGACGGTCAAGGGCGCGCTCGTGGGCACCATGGAGGTGTGGCTCGAGCCGATGCTCGACGGCACCGTGCTGCACTACTTCCTCCGCGCGACCCCCACGACGGGGACGCTGCGTCCGCGTGATCTGCGTCGCGAATTCGACCGCCGGGCCCGCGCGGCGAAGGCGATCGCGCTGGAGCTGAAGGAGATCCTGGAGGACGGACGCGAGCCGGGTCTCCCGCCACAGGCGCACCCGTCGCCCGGCCACCGCCCCTGA
- a CDS encoding AMP-dependent synthetase/ligase: MREYSAPAAKPVADDENLGDILWANAERFPEAVSFRRQVDGSWLDVTAREFATQVLAVAKGLIEAGIERGDRVGLMSKTRYEWTLIDFAIWAAGGVTVPIYDTSSPEQVHWILSDSSAKGVFVETDQHLAAVDAVRDRLGDLQFVWQIEGTHAGGAVAELTTLGAKVADDVVHERRRAVSANELATIVYTSGTTGRPKGVELSHRNLLAEIRADIDAFPQLMEQGNSLLCFLPLAHVLARAIAVTAIAARVTLGHTPDVKNLVADLGTFRPTFVVAVPRVFEKVYNSAKQKAHGDGKGKIFDLAESVAVEYSEAHDRGRASLGLKAKHFAFDKLVYSKLRAALGGRCIAAVSGGAPLGARLAHFFRGIGVPVFEGYGLTETSAAANVNTQSAFRVGTVGRPVAGTSVRIADDGEVLLKGDVVFDAYFNNEAATKESLEEGWFHTGDLGELDEDGFLKITGRKKEIIVTAGGKNVAPSGLEDTLRANPLISQAMVVGDRRPFIGVLVTIDEEFFPAWKSQHGKPASATVSDLAGDADLRAEIQAAVDEANKQVSHAEAIKKFVILEQDFSEATGEITPSLKLKRNVVSKNYATTIDALYQR; this comes from the coding sequence GTGCGCGAGTACAGCGCCCCGGCAGCGAAGCCGGTAGCCGATGACGAGAACCTGGGCGACATCCTGTGGGCGAACGCCGAACGCTTCCCCGAGGCGGTCAGCTTCCGGCGCCAGGTCGACGGGTCGTGGCTGGACGTCACCGCCCGTGAGTTCGCCACGCAGGTGCTCGCCGTGGCCAAGGGCCTGATCGAGGCCGGCATCGAGCGTGGCGATCGGGTCGGGCTGATGTCCAAGACCCGGTACGAATGGACCCTGATCGACTTCGCGATCTGGGCGGCCGGCGGCGTCACCGTCCCCATCTACGACACCTCCTCCCCCGAGCAGGTGCACTGGATCCTGTCCGACTCGAGCGCCAAGGGCGTCTTCGTCGAGACCGACCAGCACCTCGCGGCGGTCGACGCGGTCCGCGACCGGCTCGGCGACCTGCAGTTCGTCTGGCAGATCGAGGGCACGCACGCGGGTGGCGCCGTCGCCGAGCTGACCACGTTGGGCGCGAAGGTCGCCGACGACGTGGTGCACGAGCGCCGCCGCGCGGTGAGCGCGAACGAGCTGGCCACGATCGTGTACACCTCCGGCACCACGGGCCGGCCCAAGGGCGTCGAGCTGAGCCACCGCAACCTGCTCGCCGAGATCCGCGCCGACATCGACGCGTTCCCGCAGCTGATGGAGCAGGGCAACTCCCTGCTGTGCTTCCTGCCGCTGGCGCACGTGCTGGCCCGCGCGATCGCCGTGACCGCGATCGCCGCCCGGGTCACCCTCGGCCACACGCCGGACGTGAAGAACCTGGTCGCCGACCTCGGCACGTTCCGCCCGACGTTCGTGGTGGCCGTGCCGCGCGTGTTCGAGAAGGTCTACAACTCGGCGAAGCAGAAGGCGCACGGCGACGGCAAGGGCAAGATCTTCGACCTCGCCGAGTCGGTCGCCGTGGAGTACAGCGAGGCACATGACCGCGGCCGCGCGAGCCTCGGCCTCAAGGCGAAGCACTTCGCGTTCGACAAGCTCGTCTACTCGAAGCTGCGTGCCGCGCTGGGCGGCCGCTGCATCGCGGCGGTCTCCGGTGGCGCGCCGCTGGGTGCGCGGCTGGCGCACTTCTTCCGCGGCATCGGGGTGCCGGTGTTCGAGGGCTACGGCCTCACCGAGACCTCCGCGGCGGCCAACGTGAACACGCAGTCGGCGTTCCGGGTGGGCACCGTGGGGCGGCCGGTCGCGGGCACCTCGGTCCGCATCGCCGACGACGGCGAGGTCCTGCTCAAGGGCGACGTGGTGTTCGACGCGTACTTCAACAACGAGGCCGCGACGAAGGAGTCGCTGGAGGAGGGCTGGTTCCACACCGGCGACCTCGGCGAACTCGACGAGGACGGGTTCCTCAAGATCACCGGGCGCAAGAAGGAGATCATCGTGACCGCGGGCGGCAAGAACGTCGCGCCGTCCGGGCTCGAGGACACGCTGCGCGCGAACCCGCTGATCAGCCAGGCGATGGTCGTCGGCGACCGGCGGCCGTTCATCGGCGTGCTGGTCACGATCGACGAGGAGTTCTTCCCGGCGTGGAAGTCCCAGCACGGCAAGCCCGCCTCGGCGACGGTGTCCGACCTCGCCGGCGACGCGGACCTGCGGGCCGAGATCCAGGCCGCGGTCGACGAGGCGAACAAGCAGGTCTCCCACGCGGAGGCGATCAAGAAGTTCGTCATCCTGGAGCAGGACTTCAGCGAGGCGACGGGCGAGATCACGCCGAGCCTCAAGCTCAAGCGCAACGTGGTGAGCAAGAACTACGCCACCACGATCGACGCCCTCTACCAGCGCTGA
- a CDS encoding nuclear transport factor 2 family protein yields the protein MTGRRRTVAGRGSAVRPSPVPRPSPSPRPAPRPSPRPRDEPPAQSGLVRAAGGLRALIGRQATLLAVLTAVVVLAAGFAVVSALRADAVHGGNRAVADQAATAEVADQVGAGVKAIFSYDYGNLARTERAAASVLVDEAVAQYRTGYAAAEQQATEQKLVRTTSISSIGVADLRGDTAHLLVFVDQQTLTTTSNQQSSASSALSVTARKVDGAWKIASMTAL from the coding sequence ATGACCGGGCGGCGGCGCACGGTGGCGGGACGCGGCTCGGCGGTCCGGCCCAGCCCGGTGCCCCGGCCCAGCCCGTCGCCCCGTCCTGCACCGCGGCCGTCACCCCGGCCTCGCGACGAGCCTCCCGCCCAGTCCGGTCTGGTTCGCGCGGCGGGCGGGCTGCGTGCGCTCATCGGGCGGCAGGCCACGCTGCTGGCCGTGCTGACGGCGGTCGTGGTGCTGGCGGCGGGGTTCGCGGTGGTCTCGGCCCTGCGCGCGGACGCGGTGCACGGCGGGAACCGGGCGGTGGCCGATCAGGCCGCGACGGCCGAGGTCGCGGACCAGGTGGGCGCCGGCGTGAAGGCGATCTTCTCCTACGACTACGGCAACCTGGCGCGCACCGAACGCGCGGCCGCGAGCGTGCTCGTCGACGAGGCGGTGGCCCAGTACCGGACCGGCTACGCGGCGGCCGAGCAGCAGGCGACGGAGCAGAAGCTGGTGCGCACCACGTCGATCAGTTCCATCGGCGTGGCGGACCTGCGTGGCGACACCGCGCACCTGCTGGTGTTCGTCGACCAGCAGACCCTGACCACGACGTCGAACCAGCAGTCGTCGGCGTCCTCGGCCCTGTCGGTCACCGCCCGCAAGGTCGACGGCGCCTGGAAAATCGCGAGCATGACGGCGTTGTGA
- a CDS encoding NUDIX domain-containing protein yields the protein MDGDGFVECLGGHRHWGRFGAAGLLLSDPGRGVLLQRRAWWTHHGSTWALPGGALNSDENAWQAATREAEEEAGIPGDSVRPLSSWTVDHGGWTYTTVLAQTLRPVQAQVMNAESDELRWVPPGEVAGYELHRDFESAWPVLHPELGRELVLVVDGANVVGSRPDGWWRDRAGAAGRLRDQLAGLVHQGVRGADFEVSGGPEWSWWPRIVLVVEGQARGVEPVADVEVVSAARDGDSAIVDTVRGLRADRPEDHVTVVTADRELRGRVAAEGAGYLGPGTLLAAMKGE from the coding sequence ATGGACGGTGACGGGTTCGTCGAGTGCCTTGGCGGGCACCGGCACTGGGGCCGTTTCGGTGCTGCCGGGCTGTTGCTGAGCGATCCCGGGCGGGGTGTGCTGCTGCAGCGCCGGGCCTGGTGGACGCACCACGGCAGCACGTGGGCGTTGCCGGGCGGAGCGCTGAACAGCGACGAGAACGCTTGGCAGGCCGCGACGCGGGAGGCCGAGGAGGAGGCCGGCATCCCCGGTGACTCCGTGCGGCCGTTGTCGTCGTGGACGGTCGACCACGGTGGCTGGACGTATACGACCGTGCTCGCCCAGACGCTGCGGCCGGTGCAGGCGCAGGTGATGAACGCCGAGAGCGACGAGCTGCGCTGGGTGCCGCCGGGCGAGGTGGCAGGCTACGAGCTGCACCGGGACTTCGAGTCGGCCTGGCCGGTGCTGCATCCGGAGCTGGGGCGCGAGCTGGTCCTGGTCGTCGACGGCGCGAACGTCGTCGGCTCGCGCCCGGACGGCTGGTGGCGTGACCGGGCCGGAGCCGCGGGCCGGTTGCGGGACCAGCTGGCGGGTCTCGTGCACCAGGGCGTGCGAGGCGCGGACTTCGAGGTTTCCGGCGGGCCGGAGTGGTCGTGGTGGCCCCGGATCGTGCTGGTGGTCGAAGGCCAGGCGAGGGGCGTCGAGCCGGTGGCGGACGTCGAGGTGGTGTCCGCGGCGAGGGACGGTGACTCGGCGATCGTGGACACGGTGCGTGGTCTGCGGGCGGACCGTCCGGAGGACCACGTGACGGTGGTGACGGCGGACCGTGAGCTGCGCGGCAGGGTGGCCGCGGAGGGCGCGGGGTACCTGGGCCCGGGCACACTGCTCGCGGCGATGAAGGGCGAGTAG
- a CDS encoding IS110 family RNA-guided transposase, translated as MPARSSPGGKSIECAEVTVPQVWAGVDAGKTHHHCVVIDTEGQRLMSRRVLNDETELLRLIADVIALGTDNAVTWAVDLADGGAALLIGLLAAHDQWLLYIPGRAVNRAASGYRGEGKTDARDAAIIADQARMRRDLHPIRPGDEITTELKLLTGRRTDLVHDRTRTISRLRELLTSIFPGLERVLDVTNTGPLVLLTGYQTPAALRRTGQARLESWLGHRKVRGAAELAAKAIQAAQGQHTTLPAEALTAQLIATLAGEVMALNEQIRDTDKLIEGRFRRHRHAELITSLPGIGTLLGAEFLAATGGDLSAFTSADHLAGFAGLAPAPRDSGRVRGNLHRPQRYHRGLQRVFYTSALISIQFSPESRRFYDRKRAEGKHHTQAVLALARRRVNVLWALLRDGRYYQPVPVTATA; from the coding sequence ATGCCGGCGAGGTCGTCTCCGGGAGGAAAATCCATCGAGTGTGCGGAGGTGACCGTGCCCCAGGTCTGGGCCGGTGTGGATGCCGGGAAAACTCATCACCACTGCGTGGTGATCGACACTGAAGGACAGCGGTTGATGTCGCGTCGGGTCCTCAACGACGAGACCGAGTTGCTGCGCCTGATCGCCGATGTCATCGCGCTTGGCACCGACAACGCGGTGACCTGGGCGGTGGACCTGGCCGACGGCGGGGCCGCTTTGCTGATCGGGCTGCTGGCAGCCCATGACCAGTGGCTGCTCTACATCCCCGGCCGCGCGGTCAACCGCGCAGCCAGTGGCTACCGGGGTGAGGGCAAGACCGACGCCCGCGACGCCGCGATCATCGCAGACCAGGCCCGGATGCGCCGCGACCTGCACCCGATCCGTCCTGGTGACGAGATCACCACCGAACTGAAGCTGCTCACCGGCCGCCGCACCGACCTCGTCCACGACCGCACCCGCACTATCAGCCGCCTGCGGGAACTGCTCACCAGCATCTTCCCCGGCCTGGAACGCGTCCTGGATGTCACCAACACCGGACCACTGGTCCTGCTCACCGGCTACCAGACCCCCGCCGCGCTGCGCCGGACCGGCCAGGCCCGGCTGGAGAGCTGGTTGGGCCACCGCAAGGTCCGAGGCGCCGCCGAACTGGCCGCCAAAGCAATCCAGGCCGCCCAAGGACAGCACACCACGTTGCCCGCCGAAGCGTTGACCGCTCAGCTCATCGCCACGCTGGCCGGGGAGGTGATGGCCCTCAACGAGCAGATCCGCGACACCGACAAGCTCATCGAGGGCCGGTTTCGCCGCCACCGCCACGCCGAGCTGATCACCAGCCTGCCCGGCATCGGCACCTTGCTCGGCGCGGAGTTCCTGGCCGCCACCGGCGGCGACCTGAGCGCCTTCACCAGCGCCGACCACCTGGCCGGCTTCGCCGGCCTGGCACCCGCACCCCGCGACTCCGGCCGCGTCCGCGGCAACCTGCACCGGCCCCAGCGCTATCACCGTGGCCTGCAACGGGTCTTCTACACCTCCGCGCTGATCAGCATCCAGTTCAGCCCCGAATCGCGTCGCTTCTACGACCGAAAACGCGCCGAAGGCAAACATCACACCCAAGCCGTCCTCGCGTTGGCCAGACGACGAGTCAACGTGCTGTGGGCACTCCTGCGCGACGGGCGCTACTACCAACCCGTACCGGTCACCGCCACCGCTTGA